The following proteins are encoded in a genomic region of Gossypium hirsutum isolate 1008001.06 chromosome D05, Gossypium_hirsutum_v2.1, whole genome shotgun sequence:
- the LOC107904954 gene encoding tubby-like F-box protein 6 has translation MRTSRFLIPLDSLSLGLFFLLIVRRSCTFSISPLPIAFSDEFVSFFWKFLIFSNISSSHFKFFEDFPSKASLSNLDPITAEEHKSINSIKPKSRKMPLKTFIREFGNISNKSPGRKDNHRRGRSHIAPEAASSSSSSSSTLSLAGSSTPIIEQGQWANLPPELLLDIIQRVETKEICWPGRRDVVACASVCKSWREITKEIVKTPEQCGFFTFPISLKQPGPRDAPIQCFIRRERETSTYRLHLGLSPALSGDLSKQLLVAKRVRRATCTDFMIYLKGDDFSKSSNDYIGKLRSNFLGSKFNIFESQPQYDSTAQSSPRSRWKTYLKSVPPKAPRISLNTASISYELNVLRTKGPRRLKCIMYSIPVSSLEEGGTARTPTAFANFPDEDPSPPVDSKGKKPRMGFNSTVCGKPPKSVQSTALALKNKAPRWHEQLQCWCLNFKGRVTVASVKNFQLVAAAEPGHNIAVAEQDKVILQFGKIGKDIFTMDYRYPLSAFQAFAICLSSFGTKPVCE, from the exons aTGCGAACTTCAAGATTTCTCATCCCATTAGATTCTCTCTCTCTCGgtctcttttttcttctcattgtTCGGAGATCGTGTACATTCTCCATTTCGCCTCTCCCTATAGCGTTTTCCGATGAATTCGTCTCATTTTTCtggaaatttttaatattttccaacATTTCCTCTTcgcattttaaattttttgaagatTTTCCCTCAAAGGCATCTCTTTCCAATTTGGATCCAATAACAGCAGAAGAACACAAATCTATCAA CTCTATCAAACCAAAATCAAGAAAAATGCCATTAAAAACTTTTATTCGGGAATTTGGAAACATATCAAATAAAAGTCCAGGGAGGAAAGATAACCATAGGCGTGGACGATCCCATATTGCACCAGAagctgcttcttcttcttcttcttcttcttctacgtTATCATTAGCTGGTTCTTCAACTCCAATCATCGAGCAAGGGCAATGGGCAAATTTGCCTCCGGAATTACTTTTAGATATAATACAAAGAGTGGAAACAAAGGAAATATGTTGGCCAGGAAGGAGAGATGTGGTTGCTTGTGCTTCCGTTTGTAAGTCATGGAGGGAAATTACTAAAGAAATTGTTAAAACACCGGAGCAATGTGGCTTCTTCACTTTCCCCATATCTTTAAAGCAG CCTGGACCAAGGGATGCCCCCATTCAATGCTTTATTAGGAGGGAAAGAGAAACTTCAACATATCGATTGCATCTGGGTCTCAGTCCTG CTTTGTCTGGTGATTTGAGTAAACAGTTGTTGGTAGCGAAGAGAGTTAGAAGGGCTACCTGCACtgattttatgatatatttaaaggGGGATGATTTCTCAAAATCAAGCAACGATTATATTGGAAAACTTAG GTCTAATTTCCTGGGATCCAAGTTCAACATTTTCGAGAGCCAACCTCAATATGATTCTACTGCACAATCCAGTCCTCGATCACGTTGGAAAACTTACTTGAAGTCGGTGCCTCCGAAGGCCCCTAGGATTAGCTTGAACACTGCCAGTATATCTTATGAGCTCAATGTTCTTCGCACCAAAGGTCCAAGGAGATTGAAGTGTATTATGTACTCGATCCCAGTCTCCTCGCTCGAGGAAGGAGGAACTGCTCGAACACCAACGGCATTCGCAAATTTCCCTGATGAGGATCCTTCTCCACCGGTAGATTCCAAAGGAAAGAAGCCACGCATGGGATTCAACTCAACTGTCTGTGGAAAGCCTCCAAAATCAGTGCAAAGTACAGCATTAGCTTTGAAAAATAAAGCTCCTAGATGGCATGAACAGTTGCAGTGTTGGTGCCTAAATTTTAAAGGACGAGTTACCGTTGCTTCTGTAAAGAATTTCCAGTTGGTGGCCGCTGCAGAGCCGGGCCATAACATTGCAGTAGCAGAACAAGACAAAGTGATCCTGCAATTCGGGAAGATTGGCAAGGACATTTTCACCATGGATTATCGTTACCCACTCTCTGCTTTCCAAGCCTTTGCAATCTGCTTGAGCAGCTTCGGTACAAAACCGGTTTGTGAATGA
- the LOC107903124 gene encoding protein RADIALIS-like 3: MSSSSKTSSRDSNSYWTPKQNKLFEKALAVYDRDTPDRWQKVAAAVGNKTPEEVRRHYEILVTDVNHIESGQIPIPDYESTGNNSR, translated from the coding sequence ATGTCGTCAAGTTCTAAGACTTCTTCACGTGATTCTAACTCCTACTGGACTCCAAAGCAAAACAAACTGTTTGAAAAGGCACTCGCTGTATATGACAGGGACACTCCGGACCGCTGGCAAAAAGTGGCAGCAGCTGTTGGTAATAAAACACCCGAGGAAGTGCGAAGGCACTATGAGATCTTAGTGACGGATGTCAACCATATTGAATCTGGTCAAATCCCTATACCCGATTATGAAAGCACTGGGAACAACAGTAGATGA